A genomic segment from Dendropsophus ebraccatus isolate aDenEbr1 chromosome 7, aDenEbr1.pat, whole genome shotgun sequence encodes:
- the ELAVL1 gene encoding ELAV-like protein 1 — translation MSNGYEDHMDDVCRDDMGRTNLIVNYLPQNMTQDELRSLFSSIGEVESAKLIRDKVAGHSLGYGFVNYLNAKDAERAINTLNGLRLQSKTIKVSFARPSSENIKDANLYISGLPRTMTQKDVEDMFSGFGRIINSRVLVDQATGLSRGVAFIRFDKRSEAEEAIASFNGHKPPGSSEPITVKFAANPNQNKNMALLSQLCHSPARRFGGPVHHQAQRFRFSPMGVDHMSSISGVNVASNASSGWCIFIYNLGQDADEGILWQMFGPFGAVTNVKVIRDFNTNKCKGFGFVTMTNYEEAAMAIASLNGYRLGDKTLQVSFKTSKSHK, via the exons ATGTCTAACGGTTACGAAGATCACATGGATGATGTGTGCAGGGATGACATGGGCCGAACTAATCTAATTGTCAACTACTTGCCTCAAAATATGACGCAGGATGAGCTGCGCAGCCTGTTCAGCAGCATTGGAGAGGTGGAGTCTGCCAAGCTGATACGGGATAAAGTGGCAG gGCACAGCTTAGGATATGGCTTTGTGAATTACTTAAATGCTAAAGATGCTGAAAGAGCAATAAACACACTTAATGGATTGAGACTGCAATCAAAAACTATAAAG GTGTCATTTGCACGTCCAAGTTCAGAAAACATCAAGGATGCAAACTTGTACATAAGTGGCCTTCCAAGGACAATGACTCAGAAAGACGTTGAAGATATGTTTTCTGGCTTTGGCCGGATCATAAATTCTCGCGTTCTTGTTGATCAGGCTACTG GTTTATCCCGTGGTGTTGCTTTTATACGGTTTGACAAACGATCAGAAGCAGAAGAAGCGATTGCCAGCTTCAATGGCCATAAACCACCCGGCTCATCTGAACCCATCACCGTAAAGTTTGCTGCGAATCCGAACCAGAATAAAAACATGGCGCTTCTATCTCAGCTCTGTCATTCTCCAGCACGGCGGTTCGGAGGCCCTGTCCACCACCAGGCTCAGAGGTTCAG GTTCTCACCGATGGGGGTAGATCATATGAGTAGTATATCTGGTGTGAATGTTGCCAGCAATGCTTCATCTGGATGGTGTATCTTCATCTATAACCTTGGCCAAGACGCAGATGAAGGAATCCTTTGGCAGATGTTTGGTCCATTTGGAGCTGTCACTAATGTGAAGGTTATCCGTGATTTTAACACCAACAAGTGCAAAGGTTTTGGTTTTGTGACCATGACAAACTATGAAGAAGCAGCCATGGCCATTGCGAGTCTGAATGGCTACCGCCTAGGCGACAAGACCTTACAAGTTTCTTTCAAAACCAGCAAGTCCCACAAATAA